One Candida dubliniensis CD36 chromosome 1, complete sequence genomic region harbors:
- a CDS encoding tryptophan-tRNA ligase, putative (Similar to S. cerevisiae WRS1;~Similar to C. albicans WRS1), which translates to MSVEEKVSQLKVTEESEQKITPWEVEGAVVDGKSMGIDYDKLISQFGTKHITSETLERFKQVTGEEPHPFLKRGVFFSQRDLDRILDLYEHGEPFFLYTGRGPSSDSMHLGHMVPFIFTKWLQEVFDVPLVIELTDDEKFLFKHQLTIDDVKGFAAENAKDIIAVGFNPENTFIFSDLQYMGGAFYENVVRTSRQITTSTAKAVFGFTDSDCIGKIHFASIQIATAFPSSFPDVLGLPPKTPCLIPCAIDQDPYFRVCRDVADKLRFTKPALIHAKFFPALQGASTKMSASDTTTSIFMGDTAKQIQKKINKYAFSGGRATAEEHRELGGNPEVDVAFQYLSFFSYDDEKLAKLEQGYRKGEILSGEMKKECITVLQEFVSAYQERRSKVDDNVVEKFMKPHKLVFGNKERKVPVKPREKKAKK; encoded by the coding sequence ATGTCAGtagaagaaaaagtatCACAATTAAAAGTTACTGAGGAATCAGAACAAAAAATCACTCCGTGGGAAGTAGAAGGAGCTGTTGTGGATGGTAAATCCATGGGGATTGAttatgataaattgattagtCAATTCGGTACTAAACATATTACCCTGGAAACATTAGAAAGATTTAAACAAGTTACTGGCGAAGAACCTCATccatttttgaaaagagGAGTATTTTTTTCCCAAAGAGATTTAGATCGTATTTTAGATTTATATGAACATGGAGAACCATTTTTCTTATATACTGGAAGAGGTCCATCATCTGATTCAATGCATTTAGGTCATATGGTTCCATttatatttacaaaatgGTTGCAGGAAGTATTTGATGTTCCTTTAGTCATTGAATTAACTGATGATgagaaatttttatttaaacaTCAATTAactattgatgatgttaaAGGGTTTGCCGCAGAAAATGCTAAAGATATAATCGCCGTTGGATTTAATCCCGAAAATacctttattttttcagaTTTACAATATATGGGAGGAGCATTTTATGAAAATGTTGTTAGAACTTCACGTCAAATCACTACTTCTACTGCCAAAGCAGTATTTGGATTCACTGATTCAGATTGTATTGGTAAAATACATTTTGCCAGTATTCAAATAGCAACAGCTTTCCCATCATCATTCCCGGATGTATTAGGATTACCACCAAAAACTCCTTGTTTAATCCCTTGTGCCATAGATCAAGATCCTTATTTTAGGGTTTGTAGAGATGTTGCTGATAAATTAAGATTTACTAAACCAGCTTTAATTCATGCCAAATTCTTCCCTGCTTTACAAGGGGCATCAACGAAAATGTCAGCTTCTGATACTACAACTTCAATATTTATGGGTGATACTGCTAAACAAATTcagaaaaaaatcaataaatatgCATTTTCTGGTGGTAGAGCCACTGCAGAAGAACATAGAGAATTAGGAGGTAATCCAGAAGTAGATGTTGCATTCCAATATTTATCGTTTTTCAgttatgatgatgaaaaattggcaAAATTAGAACAAGGCTATAGAAAAGGAGAAATATTATCTGGAGAAATGAAGAAAGAATGTATTACAGttttacaagaatttgTATCTGCTTAtcaagaaagaagaagtaaagttgatgataatgttgttgaaaaattcatgAAACCACATAAATTAGTTTTCGgtaataaagaaagaaaagttcCTGTTAAACcaagagaaaagaaagcCAAAAAGTAA